The Nitrospira tepida genome includes a window with the following:
- a CDS encoding RidA family protein has translation MNVSQITVTPDPYAPFRLSQGFRAGDLLFISGQAAIVDRGKIVGVGDFDAQAAQAFRNLERVLRAGGSSLANVIKVTIFLRDMANFPKIVELRGRYFTPPYPADTIVEVSSLYSPDALIEIEAIAVADGAIERR, from the coding sequence ATGAACGTATCTCAGATTACCGTGACCCCCGATCCCTATGCCCCCTTTCGTCTGTCTCAGGGCTTTCGAGCCGGGGATCTTCTCTTCATTTCTGGGCAAGCCGCGATCGTTGACCGGGGAAAGATCGTGGGGGTTGGGGACTTCGATGCGCAGGCGGCCCAAGCCTTCCGAAACCTGGAGCGGGTTCTCCGGGCGGGTGGATCGAGCCTCGCCAACGTGATCAAGGTCACGATTTTTCTCCGTGACATGGCGAACTTTCCAAAGATCGTCGAGCTTCGCGGCCGCTACTTCACGCCCCCATACCCGGCGGATACGATCGTCGAAGTGTCGTCGCTGTACTCTCCGGATGCGCTGATCGAAATCGAAGCGATTGCCGTGGCTGATGGCGCAATCGAGCGGCGATGA
- a CDS encoding TetR/AcrR family transcriptional regulator has translation MRSRPTSIAPSGPSVAQRVVTAARQQFMRHGFRHVTMDELAAELGMSKKTLYACFPSKISLLEAVLLDKFRSVEADLDGITADSSSDVLSALHRLLACMQRHTEEIQPPFVRDMRRESPELFKIVENRRRDVIQRHFGKILGEGRRAGIIRKDIPATLIMEILLGAVQAVMNPPKMAELALTPKTGYATIMKVVLEGVMTETGRSKEPVQH, from the coding sequence ATGCGATCCCGCCCAACCTCCATCGCGCCGTCCGGTCCGTCGGTCGCCCAACGCGTGGTCACCGCCGCCCGTCAGCAGTTCATGCGCCATGGGTTTCGCCACGTTACGATGGACGAGCTGGCGGCGGAGCTCGGCATGAGCAAGAAAACGCTGTACGCCTGCTTTCCGAGCAAAATCTCGCTCCTGGAGGCGGTGCTCCTGGATAAGTTCCGGAGCGTCGAGGCGGATCTCGACGGCATCACGGCCGACAGCTCCTCCGACGTGCTGAGCGCGCTGCACCGGCTCCTCGCCTGCATGCAGCGGCACACGGAAGAGATCCAGCCGCCGTTCGTGCGCGACATGCGGCGGGAGTCGCCGGAGCTGTTCAAGATCGTGGAGAACCGGCGCCGGGACGTGATTCAACGCCATTTCGGCAAGATCCTCGGCGAAGGGCGCAGGGCCGGCATTATCAGAAAGGACATCCCGGCCACCCTGATCATGGAGATTCTGCTCGGCGCCGTGCAGGCCGTGATGAATCCCCCGAAGATGGCCGAACTCGCGCTCACGCCGAAAACCGGCTATGCCACCATCATGAAGGTCGTTCTTGAGGGCGTGATGACCGAGACAGGAAGGTCCAAGGAGCCTGTCCAACATTGA
- a CDS encoding HlyD family secretion protein, producing MAVPLAWMALAAGCGNSDPNLVQGYVEGEYVYVASPLPGALESLSVQRGTQVKEGDPLFALDSVAEQAARDEAERRLAQARANLEDAKKGKRPTEIEAIKAQLKQARAALKLAESEFARHEALMSVPGATAELEFDRARSMRDQQRQRVAQLEADLTTAQLGSRSDLVIAAEAEVRAREAALAKAEWDLSQKRQRAPKAGLVFDTLYREGEWVAAGRPVVALLPPQNVKVRAFVPQAKIGTIHLGDQVAVSMDSVAQPLIGTVSFISPRVEFTPPVIYSRESRDKLVFMIEATFDPQVAANLHPGQPVDVRVGI from the coding sequence ATGGCGGTCCCGCTGGCATGGATGGCGCTCGCAGCCGGTTGCGGCAACTCGGACCCCAACCTGGTCCAGGGCTATGTCGAAGGAGAATATGTCTATGTGGCCTCTCCCCTCCCCGGCGCGCTGGAATCCTTGTCAGTGCAACGGGGCACACAGGTGAAGGAAGGCGATCCCCTGTTCGCGCTGGACAGCGTGGCGGAGCAAGCGGCCAGGGACGAGGCGGAGCGCAGGCTCGCGCAAGCCCGGGCGAATTTGGAGGACGCGAAGAAGGGCAAGCGGCCCACGGAAATTGAGGCCATCAAGGCGCAACTGAAGCAAGCGCGGGCGGCGCTGAAACTGGCGGAAAGCGAGTTTGCCCGGCACGAAGCCTTGATGAGCGTCCCCGGCGCGACGGCGGAATTGGAGTTTGACCGGGCCCGCTCCATGCGAGACCAGCAACGCCAGCGGGTGGCGCAGCTTGAAGCCGACCTGACGACGGCGCAGCTTGGCTCGCGCAGCGACCTGGTGATCGCGGCCGAAGCCGAAGTGCGCGCGCGGGAAGCGGCGCTGGCCAAGGCGGAATGGGACCTCTCGCAGAAACGCCAACGAGCCCCGAAGGCGGGCTTAGTGTTCGATACGCTCTATCGCGAGGGAGAATGGGTGGCGGCGGGGCGGCCGGTCGTCGCGCTGCTGCCGCCGCAGAACGTCAAGGTCCGCGCCTTTGTCCCCCAGGCCAAGATTGGAACGATTCATCTCGGCGATCAGGTGGCGGTCAGCATGGACAGCGTGGCCCAGCCGTTGATCGGCACCGTGAGCTTTATTTCGCCCCGGGTGGAATTCACCCCGCCGGTCATCTACAGCCGGGAGAGCCGGGATAAGCTCGTCTTCATGATTGAAGCGACGTTCGATCCCCAGGTCGCGGCCAATTTGCATCCGGGACAGCCGGTGGATGTGCGGGTTGGAATCTGA
- a CDS encoding ABC transporter ATP-binding protein codes for MTNNLAINVRGMTKRFGALTAVDHIDLDVRQGEICGFLGPNGSGKTTFIRMLCGLLRPDEGRGTCLGHNVITESEAIKRQVGYMTQRFSFYEDLSIAENLDFVARMYSVPRRREAVRTSLDRLGLTERKQQLAGQLSGGWKQRLALGACMIHDPKLLLLDEPTAGVDPKARREFWEQIHELAAQGLTFLITTHYMDEAERCHRLAYITAGKLLTHGTVTEVIAHSRLTTWSVSGPNLVELAQRLREAPGVQQAVAFGTMLHVSGDDAGSLERAIAPFRTEPYEWRRIETGLEDVFIHLMDNAPERISA; via the coding sequence ATGACGAACAACCTGGCCATCAACGTGCGCGGGATGACGAAGCGATTCGGCGCGCTGACCGCCGTGGACCATATCGACCTGGACGTCCGCCAGGGAGAGATCTGCGGATTTCTCGGGCCGAACGGCAGCGGGAAGACGACGTTTATCCGCATGCTCTGCGGGCTCCTCCGCCCGGACGAGGGGCGCGGCACCTGCCTCGGCCATAACGTCATCACCGAGAGCGAGGCCATCAAGCGCCAGGTCGGCTACATGACCCAACGGTTCAGCTTCTACGAGGACCTCAGCATCGCCGAGAATCTGGATTTCGTGGCGCGCATGTACTCCGTGCCGCGCCGCCGCGAAGCGGTCCGCACAAGCCTGGACCGCCTCGGCTTGACGGAGCGGAAACAGCAACTCGCGGGCCAGTTGTCCGGCGGATGGAAACAGCGCCTGGCCCTCGGCGCCTGCATGATTCACGACCCCAAGCTGCTCCTGCTCGACGAGCCGACCGCCGGGGTCGATCCCAAAGCGCGGCGCGAATTCTGGGAGCAGATCCATGAGCTGGCCGCGCAGGGCCTGACGTTCCTGATCACCACGCACTACATGGATGAAGCCGAGCGGTGCCATCGGCTCGCCTACATCACCGCCGGCAAGCTGCTCACGCATGGCACGGTCACGGAGGTGATCGCGCACTCGCGGCTCACGACCTGGTCGGTCAGCGGCCCGAATCTCGTCGAACTCGCGCAGCGGCTCCGGGAAGCGCCGGGCGTGCAGCAGGCCGTGGCGTTCGGCACGATGTTGCACGTCAGCGGAGACGATGCGGGCTCGCTGGAACGGGCGATCGCGCCGTTTCGAACGGAGCCCTATGAATGGCGGCGGATCGAGACGGGGCTGGAGGACGTGTTCATTCACCTGATGGACAATGCGCCGGAGAGGATCTCGGCATGA
- a CDS encoding ABC transporter permease — protein MTKRLAFSPARFWAIVVKEFIQMRRDRLTFGMMVGVPLIQLTLFGLAINSDPKQLPTAVLLADQGPQGRSLLYGIRNSGYFEFVRQVQTEAEAQEALARGEVQFVVTIPENFTRDLLRGDRPAVLLEADATDPAATSNALGSLRTAVNTALREDLKGPLAFLAAGDGPIDLRVHPRYNPEAITHYNIVPGLMGVVLTMTMIMITGLAITRERERGTMENLLSMPTRPFEVMTGKILPYIVVGYVQVGLILLAARFLFHVPMVGNVLLLLAVTLIFIAANLAVGITFSTLAQNQLQAVQMTFFFFLPSLLLSGFMFPFRGMPQWAQALGEVFPLTHFLRIVRGILLKGNGFDEVVLQLWQIALFAAVALMIGVKRYRQTLD, from the coding sequence ATGACGAAGCGGCTGGCCTTCTCACCGGCTCGGTTCTGGGCGATTGTCGTCAAGGAGTTCATCCAGATGCGCCGGGACCGCCTGACCTTCGGGATGATGGTCGGGGTGCCGCTGATCCAGCTCACGCTGTTCGGTTTGGCGATCAATTCTGACCCCAAGCAGTTGCCCACCGCCGTGCTCCTGGCCGATCAGGGTCCGCAAGGCCGCTCGTTGCTGTATGGGATTCGAAACAGCGGCTATTTTGAATTCGTCCGGCAGGTGCAGACCGAAGCCGAAGCACAGGAGGCGCTCGCCCGCGGCGAGGTGCAGTTCGTCGTCACCATCCCGGAGAACTTCACGCGCGATCTCCTGCGCGGCGACAGGCCGGCTGTGCTGCTTGAAGCGGACGCCACCGATCCCGCCGCCACGAGCAACGCGCTGGGCTCGCTGCGCACGGCGGTGAATACAGCCTTGCGGGAGGATCTCAAGGGGCCGCTCGCCTTTCTCGCCGCCGGCGACGGTCCGATCGACCTGCGGGTCCATCCTCGGTACAACCCCGAGGCCATCACCCATTACAACATCGTGCCGGGTCTGATGGGCGTCGTCCTCACGATGACCATGATCATGATTACGGGATTGGCCATCACGCGCGAGCGCGAGCGCGGCACCATGGAGAATCTCCTCTCGATGCCGACCCGCCCCTTCGAGGTCATGACCGGCAAGATCCTTCCCTATATCGTCGTGGGCTACGTGCAAGTCGGGTTGATCCTCCTGGCCGCGCGCTTTCTCTTCCACGTGCCGATGGTCGGCAACGTGCTGCTGCTGCTTGCCGTGACCCTGATCTTCATCGCCGCCAACCTGGCGGTGGGCATCACCTTTTCCACGTTGGCGCAGAACCAACTCCAGGCCGTGCAGATGACGTTCTTCTTCTTCCTGCCGTCGCTTCTGTTGTCCGGGTTCATGTTCCCGTTTCGCGGCATGCCTCAGTGGGCGCAGGCTCTCGGCGAAGTCTTTCCTCTCACCCATTTTCTCCGGATCGTGCGGGGCATTCTCTTGAAGGGCAACGGTTTTGACGAGGTCGTCCTCCAGCTCTGGCAAATCGCGCTGTTCGCCGCGGTCGCGCTGATGATCGGCGTGAAGCGGTACCGGCAGACGCTGGATTAG
- a CDS encoding sensor histidine kinase: MTSFRNLIRAWALALILVLLAIFSALVYGGFEVLLERYANARLLGLAQTLATLIEQRPDLLSGSREQDLVPAQETGADEAQHELRETAHSIVVLSPDGRIVWQGSNVVPRPPVSGPLLERVRRGHPVYDTVSTVNGPPVRRLSLPIPSQGEVRYILQAEVSLGFSQRALRNLMGLLAIVSAAMMAVAWFGSSWLARKVLGPIEVLSATTETVSGSALQTRLNVDAPYQEFHRLAQAFNAMLDRLQKVFEGQRRFVDHAAHEMQTPLTVLQGNIEVVLQKARTAEEYREALLNNWEEVQRLVSLTRSLLTLARLSGDHSLVQPAPLALEPLLRELVDELAVLADDHKLRLTLQADPVPSIQGDPRWLKQAVINLLHNALRYTEPGGRVTVRLGIRESQVCITVEDTGQGIEPDQLPHLFERFYRTDRARARDSGGTGLGLPIVKEIIEAHGGRITVESQVGTGSVFTLWLPIPKS, encoded by the coding sequence ATGACCTCCTTTCGGAACCTGATCCGTGCCTGGGCCTTGGCGCTGATCCTGGTCCTCCTCGCGATCTTCAGCGCGCTGGTCTATGGGGGATTCGAGGTCCTGCTTGAGCGCTATGCCAACGCCAGGCTCCTGGGGCTGGCCCAGACGCTGGCCACCCTCATCGAGCAACGGCCGGATCTCCTGAGCGGCAGCCGGGAACAGGACCTCGTTCCGGCTCAGGAGACGGGGGCTGACGAGGCGCAGCACGAACTGCGCGAAACGGCGCACTCGATCGTCGTCCTCTCTCCCGATGGCCGGATCGTCTGGCAAGGTTCCAACGTCGTACCCCGTCCGCCGGTGAGCGGCCCGTTGCTCGAACGGGTCCGGCGCGGACATCCCGTCTACGACACCGTTTCCACGGTCAACGGTCCACCCGTGCGGCGCCTGTCGCTCCCGATTCCCTCACAGGGAGAAGTCCGGTACATCCTCCAAGCCGAGGTTTCCCTCGGATTCTCCCAACGGGCGCTCCGCAATCTGATGGGTTTGCTGGCGATCGTGTCCGCGGCCATGATGGCCGTCGCCTGGTTCGGCAGTAGTTGGTTGGCGCGAAAGGTCTTGGGACCCATCGAGGTCCTCAGCGCCACGACGGAGACCGTCTCCGGTTCCGCGCTCCAAACCCGATTGAACGTGGATGCTCCGTATCAGGAGTTCCATCGCTTGGCGCAGGCCTTCAACGCCATGCTGGACCGATTGCAAAAGGTCTTCGAGGGCCAGCGGCGTTTCGTGGACCATGCGGCGCACGAGATGCAAACCCCGTTGACGGTCCTGCAGGGCAACATCGAAGTGGTGCTCCAGAAGGCGCGGACGGCGGAGGAATATCGCGAGGCCTTGCTGAACAATTGGGAGGAAGTCCAACGGTTGGTCAGCCTGACACGGTCGCTCTTGACCCTCGCCCGTCTGAGCGGAGACCATTCTTTAGTACAGCCGGCCCCGCTGGCGCTGGAGCCGTTGCTCCGGGAACTGGTCGATGAGCTGGCGGTCCTGGCCGACGACCACAAGCTCCGGTTGACGCTTCAGGCCGATCCGGTTCCTTCCATCCAAGGCGACCCCCGGTGGCTCAAACAGGCCGTGATCAATCTGCTGCACAATGCCCTCCGCTACACGGAGCCGGGCGGGCGCGTCACGGTCAGACTGGGAATCCGAGAATCGCAGGTCTGCATCACCGTGGAAGATACGGGCCAGGGGATCGAACCCGATCAACTGCCGCACCTCTTCGAGCGGTTCTATCGCACCGACCGGGCCAGGGCTCGGGATTCCGGCGGCACGGGCCTGGGCCTGCCGATCGTGAAGGAAATCATCGAAGCCCACGGCGGGCGCATCACGGTCGAGAGCCAGGTCGGCACAGGCTCCGTCTTTACCCTCTGGCTGCCGATCCCGAAGAGTTAA
- a CDS encoding response regulator, with amino-acid sequence MRILLVEDDANLAQFVQKGLREERYAVDWAGDGEEGLDLAGQNDYDLLIVDILLPKLDGLTLCRRFRAKGGRTPILLLTAQDSVQDKVAGLDSGADDYLTKPFAFAELLARVRALLRRGGPHTPTRLKAADLELDPASHRVWRAGKEIALTNKEYAILDFLLRNKNRVLTRTAIIEHVWDISYDPMTNIVDAHIRALRAKIDRDFSPPLITTVRGAGYMLETPEEA; translated from the coding sequence ATGCGAATCTTGCTTGTCGAAGACGACGCCAATCTCGCCCAGTTCGTGCAGAAGGGCCTCCGTGAAGAGCGTTATGCCGTGGACTGGGCCGGCGATGGCGAAGAAGGGCTCGACCTCGCCGGCCAGAATGATTACGACCTCCTCATCGTGGACATTCTCCTGCCCAAGTTGGACGGCTTGACGCTTTGCCGCCGGTTCCGGGCTAAGGGAGGGCGGACTCCGATTCTCCTCCTCACGGCGCAGGATTCCGTGCAAGACAAGGTGGCGGGGCTCGACAGCGGCGCCGACGATTACTTGACCAAACCCTTCGCCTTCGCGGAGCTGTTGGCCCGGGTGCGGGCCCTCCTCCGTCGAGGCGGTCCCCACACCCCCACGCGCTTGAAGGCGGCGGATTTGGAGCTTGATCCTGCCTCCCACCGGGTCTGGCGCGCCGGCAAGGAGATCGCGCTGACCAACAAGGAATACGCGATCCTGGACTTTCTCCTCCGGAACAAGAACCGCGTCTTGACGAGGACCGCGATCATCGAGCACGTGTGGGACATCAGCTACGATCCCATGACCAATATCGTGGACGCGCACATTCGAGCCCTGCGCGCCAAGATCGACCGCGACTTCTCGCCGCCGCTGATTACGACCGTGCGAGGGGCCGGCTACATGTTGGAGACGCCGGAGGAGGCATGA
- the rnk gene encoding nucleoside diphosphate kinase regulator, with protein MEQRDIYMTAFDLERLSELLQVGIVFNGKNSEYLKSLERELDRAHVVDPKAIPTDVVTMNSQVRLRDVDTGEERVYTLVFPSQAKIEEGRISVLAPIGTAMLGYRVGDTVEWQVPAGVKKVRIEAVLYQPEAAGDFDR; from the coding sequence ATGGAACAACGAGACATCTATATGACTGCCTTCGACCTGGAGCGATTGTCGGAACTCTTGCAGGTCGGGATCGTCTTCAATGGCAAGAACAGCGAGTACCTCAAGAGCCTGGAGCGGGAGTTGGACCGGGCGCATGTGGTGGACCCGAAAGCGATTCCCACGGACGTGGTGACCATGAACTCGCAGGTTCGCCTGCGGGACGTCGATACGGGTGAAGAGCGGGTCTACACCCTGGTGTTTCCCAGCCAAGCGAAGATCGAAGAAGGCAGGATTTCCGTGCTCGCGCCGATCGGCACCGCCATGTTGGGCTATCGGGTGGGCGACACGGTCGAATGGCAGGTTCCGGCGGGGGTGAAGAAGGTCAGGATTGAAGCAGTGCTCTACCAGCCGGAAGCGGCCGGCGATTTCGACCGGTAA
- a CDS encoding heavy-metal-associated domain-containing protein, whose translation MNEITLQIEGMSCGHCVGQIRRALARVEGLQHCEVKVGEARVIYDPKVSELGDIVEAVKEAGYDVRPAGRAA comes from the coding sequence ATGAACGAGATCACGTTACAGATCGAGGGGATGAGCTGCGGCCATTGCGTGGGTCAAATCCGAAGGGCCTTGGCGCGCGTGGAGGGTTTGCAGCATTGCGAGGTGAAAGTGGGAGAGGCCAGGGTGATTTACGATCCGAAGGTGAGCGAGCTCGGCGACATCGTCGAGGCCGTGAAGGAGGCGGGCTACGACGTTCGCCCAGCCGGGAGGGCCGCATGA
- a CDS encoding heavy metal translocating P-type ATPase, with product METALKDHPLAVEEAGGARPGAAARTITIPVQGMTCAACQARVQRTLGQQPGVIEASVNLMMKSAAVRFDPAATSPEDLVAAIRDTGYQADLPSPALSAVDEQETRDKAQAEEFLSLKRKAIWSGLAGTVAMVLSMPLMAGMTEHGPTADPFMRWAMERLTPVLRGAAPWLYGIEPRVLSLALLGVTLGVMVWAGRHFYLRAWSAFRHHSADMNTLVAVGTGAAFLYSALATVAPGLFIERGLAPDVYYEAVILIIALILTGHMMEARAKRQTSAALQRLVSLQPKTARVLRDGMEQTLPVGTVGAGDLVVVRPGERIPVDGTIIDGTSSVDESMLTGEAMPVDKRAGDAVIGGTINKTGAFQYRATTVGAASVLSQIVTLMRDAQSSRAPIQKLADRVSAVFVPVVLSLAVATFVVWFVTAETAPAVRAFAASVAVLIIACPCAMGLAVPTAVMVATGKGAELGILIKGGEALQRIGGVTAVVLDKTGTITEGQPTVTDYVGAKAAPWPNREVLRLVASLERSSEHPVAEAIVRYAAEQSLVLSRAENFQAVTGQGASGWIDGISVLVGNEGLMAASGVATDELREEAERLAEAGKTPMFIAVDGRLAGLIAVADRIKPTSREAVKRMKRLGLQVAMLTGDHRRTAETVAAQAGIDRVVARVSPEGKVAEITRLQKEGATVAMVGDGINDAPALAQADVGIAVGAGTDIAIEASDVTLMRSDLRSAVTAIELSRRTMRTMKQNLFWAFAYNVVGIPVAAGLLYPAFGLLLSPILASAAMAFSSVSVVANSLRLQYADIR from the coding sequence ATGGAAACGGCGCTGAAGGACCACCCGCTTGCCGTCGAGGAGGCCGGCGGCGCCCGCCCGGGCGCCGCCGCTCGAACGATCACGATACCGGTTCAGGGGATGACCTGCGCCGCCTGCCAAGCGCGCGTGCAGCGCACCCTCGGACAACAACCAGGTGTCATCGAGGCCTCCGTCAACCTGATGATGAAGAGCGCGGCGGTCCGGTTCGATCCGGCCGCCACGTCGCCGGAAGACCTCGTCGCCGCGATCCGGGACACCGGCTACCAGGCCGATCTGCCCAGTCCCGCTTTGAGCGCGGTGGATGAGCAAGAGACGCGGGATAAGGCGCAGGCGGAAGAATTCCTGTCGCTCAAGCGCAAGGCGATCTGGAGCGGTCTGGCCGGAACGGTGGCGATGGTCCTGTCGATGCCCCTGATGGCCGGCATGACCGAACATGGGCCGACTGCCGATCCCTTCATGCGGTGGGCTATGGAGCGCTTGACCCCGGTGCTGCGCGGCGCCGCGCCGTGGCTCTACGGCATCGAGCCGAGGGTTCTGTCCCTCGCCCTGTTGGGCGTGACGCTCGGCGTGATGGTCTGGGCGGGGCGCCACTTTTATCTTCGCGCCTGGTCGGCGTTCCGCCACCATTCGGCGGACATGAATACCTTGGTCGCCGTGGGCACGGGCGCGGCCTTTCTGTACAGCGCGCTCGCAACCGTCGCGCCCGGCCTGTTCATCGAGCGGGGTCTCGCCCCGGATGTCTACTACGAGGCGGTGATCCTCATCATCGCCCTGATCCTGACCGGCCACATGATGGAGGCCCGGGCGAAACGCCAAACCTCCGCCGCCCTTCAACGGCTGGTCTCCCTGCAGCCGAAGACCGCGCGGGTCCTGCGCGACGGGATGGAGCAGACCCTGCCGGTCGGGACCGTCGGGGCAGGAGACCTAGTGGTCGTGCGGCCGGGCGAGCGGATTCCGGTGGACGGCACGATCATCGACGGGACAAGCAGCGTGGACGAATCGATGCTCACCGGAGAAGCCATGCCGGTGGACAAGCGCGCTGGCGATGCGGTGATCGGCGGGACGATCAATAAGACCGGCGCGTTTCAGTACCGGGCGACAACGGTCGGGGCAGCAAGCGTCTTGTCCCAAATCGTGACCTTGATGCGCGACGCCCAGAGCTCGCGCGCGCCGATTCAGAAGTTGGCCGATCGCGTGAGCGCGGTCTTCGTCCCGGTGGTGCTGTCGCTCGCGGTCGCCACCTTCGTCGTCTGGTTCGTGACCGCGGAGACGGCTCCGGCCGTGAGGGCCTTCGCGGCTTCCGTCGCTGTGCTGATCATTGCCTGCCCCTGCGCCATGGGACTCGCCGTACCGACCGCGGTCATGGTGGCGACCGGGAAGGGCGCCGAGCTCGGCATCCTGATCAAAGGGGGCGAGGCGTTGCAGCGCATCGGCGGTGTGACGGCCGTCGTGTTGGACAAGACCGGCACCATCACGGAGGGGCAACCCACCGTCACCGACTATGTGGGCGCGAAAGCGGCGCCCTGGCCGAACCGCGAGGTGCTTCGACTGGTGGCGTCGCTCGAGCGGTCGTCGGAACATCCAGTAGCCGAGGCGATTGTCCGGTATGCCGCGGAACAGTCGCTCGTGCTGAGCCGAGCTGAGAACTTTCAGGCCGTGACCGGCCAGGGGGCGAGCGGCTGGATCGACGGCATATCGGTCCTGGTCGGCAACGAAGGCTTGATGGCGGCCTCCGGTGTGGCGACCGACGAGCTGCGGGAGGAGGCCGAGCGCCTGGCGGAGGCAGGCAAGACTCCGATGTTCATCGCGGTCGACGGGCGGCTCGCCGGTCTGATCGCCGTGGCCGACCGGATCAAGCCGACGTCCCGGGAAGCGGTGAAACGGATGAAACGGCTCGGGCTTCAGGTGGCCATGCTCACTGGCGATCACCGGCGCACCGCGGAGACCGTGGCCGCCCAGGCCGGAATTGATCGTGTCGTCGCACGGGTCTCGCCAGAGGGGAAGGTGGCGGAGATCACGCGTCTCCAGAAGGAGGGAGCGACCGTGGCGATGGTCGGCGACGGAATCAACGATGCGCCGGCTCTGGCGCAGGCGGACGTGGGCATCGCCGTCGGCGCCGGCACCGACATCGCGATCGAGGCGAGCGACGTGACGTTGATGCGCTCGGACCTGCGGAGCGCGGTCACCGCGATTGAATTGTCCAGACGCACGATGAGGACGATGAAACAGAACCTGTTCTGGGCCTTCGCCTACAACGTGGTCGGGATTCCGGTGGCGGCCGGACTCCTCTACCCGGCCTTCGGGCTCCTGCTGAGCCCGATTCTCGCGAGCGCCGCCATGGCGTTCAGCTCTGTCAGCGTGGTGGCCAACAGCCTGCGTCTCCAATATGCGGACATCCGGTAG
- a CDS encoding DoxX family protein — protein MQALFKTDESWSPVVLRLMLATVMFPHGAQKLLGWFGGHGFEGTLGFFTQQMGLPWLVAFLVIIGESLGSLALAAGLLTRFTAASFIVIMLGAIVTSHLPHGFFMNWFGQQQGEGFEYHLLVIGMSAALVLTGGGAWSLDRVIARWFGAERHYAPRPLHEAHHHIG, from the coding sequence ATGCAAGCGCTGTTCAAGACGGACGAGTCCTGGTCTCCTGTGGTGCTGCGGCTGATGTTGGCGACGGTCATGTTCCCGCACGGCGCGCAAAAGTTGTTGGGCTGGTTCGGCGGCCACGGATTCGAAGGGACGCTCGGGTTCTTTACGCAACAGATGGGATTGCCCTGGCTCGTCGCGTTTCTCGTCATCATCGGCGAGTCCCTCGGCAGCCTGGCGTTGGCCGCCGGCCTGTTGACGCGGTTCACGGCGGCGAGCTTCATCGTGATCATGCTCGGCGCGATCGTAACCTCCCATCTGCCGCACGGCTTTTTCATGAACTGGTTCGGCCAGCAGCAGGGGGAAGGATTTGAATATCACCTGCTCGTGATCGGGATGAGCGCCGCGCTGGTGTTGACCGGCGGAGGAGCCTGGTCCCTCGACCGGGTCATCGCGCGATGGTTCGGCGCCGAGCGCCACTATGCCCCGCGGCCGCTCCATGAGGCCCATCACCACATCGGCTGA
- a CDS encoding addiction module antidote protein — MKRSKAYQPELIQSLRNPREAEEYLNAALEEDDPELFLLALRNVTEAQGGVTQLARKTKLNRESLYKMLSERGNPELKSLDRLLHAMGFRLAVAANR; from the coding sequence ATGAAAAGGAGCAAAGCCTATCAGCCGGAGCTGATTCAGAGCCTGCGCAATCCGCGTGAGGCCGAAGAATATTTGAACGCGGCATTGGAAGAAGACGATCCCGAGTTGTTTCTGTTGGCGCTCAGAAACGTGACGGAGGCGCAGGGAGGCGTGACGCAACTCGCCCGGAAAACCAAACTCAACCGCGAAAGCCTGTACAAGATGCTCTCGGAGCGCGGGAATCCTGAACTGAAGAGTCTCGACAGGCTACTCCACGCCATGGGATTTCGCCTCGCGGTTGCAGCGAACCGCTAA
- the nadS gene encoding NadS family protein → MKDTAFQELLTSIRQAGRIRRGTLKPARVTTFRPADVKSIREKLKASQAEFALMIGVSIATLRNWEQGRRRPEGPALALLRVAARNPRAVAEALHRPPRKGAA, encoded by the coding sequence ATGAAGGACACGGCATTTCAAGAGCTGCTGACCAGCATCCGGCAAGCCGGACGCATTCGTCGAGGCACGCTGAAGCCTGCTCGCGTCACCACCTTTCGTCCGGCCGATGTGAAGAGCATCCGGGAGAAGCTCAAGGCATCGCAGGCCGAATTTGCCTTAATGATCGGTGTCAGCATCGCGACGCTCCGTAACTGGGAACAGGGACGGCGAAGGCCTGAAGGTCCGGCGCTCGCTCTACTTCGCGTCGCAGCTCGCAATCCCCGTGCAGTGGCCGAGGCGTTACATCGCCCACCGAGAAAAGGCGCAGCCTAA